From the genome of Chelonia mydas isolate rCheMyd1 chromosome 2, rCheMyd1.pri.v2, whole genome shotgun sequence, one region includes:
- the MKX gene encoding homeobox protein Mohawk isoform X2 gives MNTVVFNKFNSQVLFEENAKERESNSRPYLGVIDSPQHPEVHIPDSPSIKDNLSLRNRRTGARQSGGKVRHKRQALQDMARPLKQWLYKHRDNPYPTKTEKILLALGSQMTLVQVSNWFANARRRLKNTVRQPDLSWALRIKLYNKYVQGNAERLSVSSDDSCSEDGENPPRNHINEGGYNKPVHHTVIKTENSVIKTGVRPETSANEDYVSPPKYKSSLLNRYLNDSLRHVMATNAAMMEKTRQRNHSGSFSSNEFEEELVSPSSSETEGNFVYRTETLENGPNKCES, from the exons atgaaCACCGTAGTCTTTAACAAATTCAACAGCCAAGTGCTTTTTGAGGAAAACGCCAAAGAAAGGGAAAGTAACAGCCGGCCTTACCTGGGGGTCATTGACAGCCCACAGCACCCCGAAGTCCACATCCCCGACAGCCCTTCAATTAAAGACAACCTCAGTCTTCGGAACAGGCGGACAGG GGCCCGGCAGAGCGGCGGGAAGGTGCGGCACAAGCGGCAGGCGCTGCAGGACATGGCCCGGCCGCTCAAGCAGTGGCTCTACAAGCACCGCGACAACCCCTACCCCACCAAGACCGAGAAGATCCTGCTGGCCCTCGGCTCCCAGATGACCCTGGTGCAG GTATCAAACTGGTTTGCCAATGCAAGACGTCGCCTAAAGAATACAGTCCGGCAACCAGATCTCAGCTGGGCTTTACGAATAAAGTTGTACAACAAATACGTTCAAGGAAATGCTGAAAGACTTAGTGTAAGCAGTGATGATTCATGTTCTGAAG ATGGGGAAAATCCTCCAAGAAACCATATAAATGAAGGGGGATATAACAAACCAGTTCACCacactgtgattaaaactgaaaattcGGTGATAAAAACAGGAGTGAGACCAGAGACAAGTGCCAATGAGGATTATGTTTCACCTCCCAAATACAAAAGCAGCTTATTGAATCGTTATCTAAATGACTCATTGAGACATGTCATGGCTACTAATGCAGCCATGATGGAAAAAACGAGACAAAGGAATCATTCTGGTTCATTTAGTTCCAATGAATTTGAGGAGGAATTGGTGTCCCCATCATCATCGGAGACTGAAGGCAATTTTGTCTATCGGACAG
- the MKX gene encoding homeobox protein Mohawk isoform X3 yields the protein MNTVVFNKFNSQVLFEENAKERESNSRPYLGVIDSPQHPEVHIPDSPSIKDNLSLRNRRTGARQSGGKVRHKRQALQDMARPLKQWLYKHRDNPYPTKTEKILLALGSQMTLVQVSNWFANARRRLKNTVRQPDLSWALRIKLYNKYVQGNAERLSVSSDDSCSEDGENPPRNHINEGGYNKPVHHTVIKTENSVIKTGVRPETSANEDYVSPPKYKSSLLNRYLNDSLRHVMATNAAMMEKTRQRNHSGSFSSNEFEEELVSPSSSETEGNFVYRTACFENAGQHM from the exons atgaaCACCGTAGTCTTTAACAAATTCAACAGCCAAGTGCTTTTTGAGGAAAACGCCAAAGAAAGGGAAAGTAACAGCCGGCCTTACCTGGGGGTCATTGACAGCCCACAGCACCCCGAAGTCCACATCCCCGACAGCCCTTCAATTAAAGACAACCTCAGTCTTCGGAACAGGCGGACAGG GGCCCGGCAGAGCGGCGGGAAGGTGCGGCACAAGCGGCAGGCGCTGCAGGACATGGCCCGGCCGCTCAAGCAGTGGCTCTACAAGCACCGCGACAACCCCTACCCCACCAAGACCGAGAAGATCCTGCTGGCCCTCGGCTCCCAGATGACCCTGGTGCAG GTATCAAACTGGTTTGCCAATGCAAGACGTCGCCTAAAGAATACAGTCCGGCAACCAGATCTCAGCTGGGCTTTACGAATAAAGTTGTACAACAAATACGTTCAAGGAAATGCTGAAAGACTTAGTGTAAGCAGTGATGATTCATGTTCTGAAG ATGGGGAAAATCCTCCAAGAAACCATATAAATGAAGGGGGATATAACAAACCAGTTCACCacactgtgattaaaactgaaaattcGGTGATAAAAACAGGAGTGAGACCAGAGACAAGTGCCAATGAGGATTATGTTTCACCTCCCAAATACAAAAGCAGCTTATTGAATCGTTATCTAAATGACTCATTGAGACATGTCATGGCTACTAATGCAGCCATGATGGAAAAAACGAGACAAAGGAATCATTCTGGTTCATTTAGTTCCAATGAATTTGAGGAGGAATTGGTGTCCCCATCATCATCGGAGACTGAAGGCAATTTTGTCTATCGGACAG